In one window of Nitrosarchaeum sp. DNA:
- a CDS encoding Hsp70 family protein, giving the protein MTKIIGIDLGTSNSAAAVVMGGKPTIIPAAEGATVGGKAFPSIVAFTKTGELLVGEPARRQAVTNPDSTIAAAKRKMGSDYIF; this is encoded by the coding sequence ATGACTAAAATAATAGGAATAGATTTAGGAACAAGTAATTCGGCCGCTGCCGTGGTAATGGGTGGAAAACCTACTATCATTCCTGCAGCTGAAGGTGCTACTGTAGGTGGTAAGGCATTTCCTTCCATAGTCGCATTTACCAAAACGGGTGAACTTTTGGTAGGTGAACCAGCAAGGAGACAGGCTGTAACAAATCCTGATAGTACAATTGCGGCTGCAAAAAGAAAAATGGGTTCAGACTATATTTTT